Proteins from a genomic interval of Bacteroidota bacterium:
- a CDS encoding AAA family ATPase → MQLLAQMPISLKDFTHLSRLAISGDSASAVALVRRISRRLSKTDPEAAATLYELVSGSTTPLRKAAVPALPTDQDSRLHLVKFEPSVRLGIEPVWTEEVGKVLSDIIQERERADELAERGLLPTRTLLLTGMPGVGKTLAAQWISQSLELPLMTLDLAAVMSSYLGKTGSNLRSVLDYAAKTPCLLLLDEFDAIAKRRGDDVELGELKRLVTVLLQSVDEWPAHGLLVAATNHPELLDPAVWRRFDIVLELPIPESDSIGMAIRQFIDDAFTVSNSTVDAVASALSGKSYADADRVVRRALRAAVIKDIDPEEALIEAAILGRSGLSGDLNKNDRIRLALELVRIGKTQTRAAEVAGISRNTVSKYLSRS, encoded by the coding sequence ATGCAACTTCTTGCCCAAATGCCGATTAGCCTGAAAGATTTTACACACCTAAGTCGTCTTGCCATTAGCGGTGACTCTGCCAGCGCGGTTGCTCTGGTTCGACGGATAAGCCGCCGTCTTTCGAAGACTGATCCAGAAGCCGCTGCTACGCTCTACGAGCTAGTGTCGGGTAGCACTACGCCTCTTCGCAAGGCCGCTGTCCCAGCGCTCCCAACAGATCAGGACAGCCGACTTCACCTCGTTAAGTTTGAGCCTTCGGTTAGGTTGGGTATTGAGCCTGTTTGGACTGAAGAGGTAGGGAAGGTTCTATCTGACATTATTCAGGAAAGGGAACGTGCTGATGAGCTTGCCGAGCGAGGGTTGCTCCCTACTAGGACTCTTCTGCTAACCGGCATGCCTGGTGTTGGGAAAACCCTTGCAGCCCAATGGATATCTCAGTCACTCGAGTTGCCTCTGATGACGCTTGACCTCGCAGCGGTGATGAGCAGCTATCTCGGCAAGACTGGAAGTAACCTGCGCTCAGTGCTGGATTATGCCGCGAAGACTCCATGCCTCTTGCTTCTCGACGAGTTCGACGCCATCGCGAAACGCCGCGGAGACGACGTGGAGCTTGGCGAACTCAAGCGTCTCGTTACTGTCCTACTCCAATCTGTCGATGAGTGGCCCGCGCATGGCCTCTTGGTTGCCGCCACGAACCACCCTGAGCTGCTCGACCCAGCTGTGTGGCGGCGGTTTGACATAGTCCTGGAGTTACCTATCCCAGAATCTGATTCCATTGGAATGGCTATCCGTCAATTCATCGACGACGCCTTTACTGTGTCTAACTCGACTGTAGATGCAGTAGCGTCCGCTCTCTCTGGAAAGTCTTATGCAGACGCTGACAGAGTTGTACGCCGGGCACTGAGGGCAGCGGTCATCAAAGACATAGATCCTGAGGAAGCGCTCATTGAGGCAGCTATTCTAGGACGGAGCGGTCTGTCAGGAGATCTCAATAAGAATGATCGCATCAGACTTGCCCTTGAATTGGTTCGAATCGGTAAGACCCAAACCAGAGCAGCAGAGGTCGCTGGGATCTCTCGAAACACCGTCTCCAAGTACCTCAGCAGATCATAG
- a CDS encoding heparan-alpha-glucosaminide N-acetyltransferase domain-containing protein — protein MPTESTERVDSVAAQREAPTTRRPRITSIDVMRGLVIVLMMVDHVRERFFYHIRIGDPVDLEAASAGLFFTRLSSHLCAPVFVFLAGLGAWLYAHPRSGETRSPSRFLFTRGLFLVALEVVLINQAWFWGFPPDTIYLQVIWVIGLSMIALSVAVRLPHRVIAALGLAIVVGHNLLDPIDVAPGEVGYALWTILHDRGMLVEGDVVSLWISYPALPWIGVILCGYALGPLYGAAVDAKHRTRRLVQLGGGCLALLVVLRGFNLYGEALPWTVGATPLDTLVTMLNYTKYPPSLAFLLLTLGVAFLLLAWFDTRDTAATRVLQTFGQAPMFVYTLHLYVLLVCYKLVLVTVGPNAGDLYHIDHVWQIWALTFLLAAALYVPTRAFGEYKRTSDRWWIRYF, from the coding sequence ATGCCTACCGAATCGACCGAGCGGGTGGACAGCGTAGCGGCGCAGCGCGAGGCACCGACCACGCGCCGCCCGCGCATCACCTCCATCGATGTCATGCGCGGGCTCGTCATCGTCCTGATGATGGTGGACCACGTGCGGGAGCGGTTCTTCTACCACATCCGCATCGGCGACCCGGTGGACCTGGAGGCCGCGAGCGCGGGGCTGTTCTTCACGCGGCTGTCGTCGCACCTCTGCGCGCCGGTCTTCGTGTTCCTCGCCGGGCTGGGCGCGTGGCTGTATGCGCACCCCCGGTCGGGCGAGACGCGCTCGCCGAGCCGCTTCCTGTTCACGCGCGGGCTGTTCCTGGTGGCGCTGGAGGTCGTCCTCATCAACCAGGCGTGGTTCTGGGGCTTCCCGCCGGACACGATCTACCTGCAGGTCATCTGGGTGATCGGGCTGAGCATGATCGCGCTGTCGGTGGCCGTGCGCCTGCCGCACCGGGTCATCGCCGCGCTCGGCCTCGCGATCGTCGTCGGCCACAACCTGCTCGACCCGATTGACGTTGCCCCGGGCGAGGTCGGGTACGCGCTGTGGACGATCCTGCACGACCGCGGGATGCTGGTCGAGGGCGACGTGGTCTCGCTGTGGATTTCCTACCCCGCGCTGCCGTGGATCGGGGTGATCCTCTGCGGCTACGCGCTCGGCCCGCTCTACGGGGCGGCGGTCGACGCGAAGCACCGGACGCGGCGGCTCGTGCAGCTCGGCGGGGGCTGCCTGGCGCTCCTCGTCGTCCTGCGGGGCTTCAACCTCTACGGCGAGGCGCTCCCGTGGACGGTCGGCGCGACGCCCCTCGACACGCTGGTGACGATGCTCAACTACACGAAGTACCCGCCGTCGCTGGCGTTCCTGCTGCTCACGCTTGGCGTCGCGTTCCTGCTGCTGGCGTGGTTCGACACGCGCGACACCGCCGCCACGCGCGTGCTTCAGACGTTCGGTCAGGCGCCGATGTTCGTCTACACGCTGCACCTCTACGTGCTGCTGGTTTGCTACAAGCTGGTGCTCGTGACCGTCGGCCCCAACGCGGGCGACCTCTACCACATCGACCACGTGTGGCAGATCTGGGCACTCACGTTCCTCCTCGCTGCCGCGCTCTACGTCCCGACGCGTGCGTTCGGCGAGTACAAGCGCACCAGCGACCGGTGGTGGATTCGGTACTTCTGA
- a CDS encoding S9 family peptidase, with protein sequence MPRYRVFLLLAVVLLLVAPAALAQTPFTYADVFELEWADDPQISPDGAQIVYVRTGMDRMKDKRRRSLWIVGADGEGHRKLTASEANESAPRWSPGGGRVAYVAATGEGAELFVRWMDTGQTARLTQLDRSPRGLNWSPDGTMLAFSMLVPKPDPTFDVALPSPPKGAEWAPKPRVVDRVKHEADGSGNIEPGFRHVFVVPADGGTPRQLTHGDYPHGTDLAWLPDGSGLVVSGNRSDNWQLEYNVTELYRVSLTDTTIIALTNRDGPDRSPTVSPDGRHVAYLGYDDRVRTFQNTRLHVLDQDTGEIQVLAGDLDRSLANLTWHDDGLYATYLDRGLTHLMRVTLDGTVREITDALGGTAIGRPYTSGAYSVSNDGAVAFTHGTAERPSDVAIVEDGETRVLTDLNGDLLPYRDLGAVEEITWTSEDGLEIQGWLVRPPGFEEGRQYPLLVEVHGGPIAAYGPQFSPEVQLYAADGYVVFYPNARGSTGYGEAFADLLYHDYPGGDYGDIMTGVDAVLATGDVHQDSLFVTGGSAGGTTTAWIVGNTDRFRAAAVVKPVINWISKTLVADNYYDYADYRYPGQPWENPMAYWEESPISVVGNVETPTMVMVGLSDLRTPPSEARQFYHALRLRDVETAYVEIPDAPHFIANRPSQLAAKVAYILAWFDRYRGDSMGSDE encoded by the coding sequence ATGCCTCGATATCGTGTCTTCCTCCTGCTCGCAGTCGTCCTGCTCCTCGTGGCTCCGGCTGCGCTCGCGCAGACGCCGTTCACCTACGCCGATGTGTTCGAGTTGGAGTGGGCCGACGACCCGCAGATCAGCCCGGACGGCGCGCAGATCGTCTACGTGCGGACGGGGATGGACCGGATGAAAGACAAACGCCGCCGGTCGCTGTGGATTGTCGGGGCGGACGGCGAGGGGCACCGCAAGCTGACGGCGAGCGAGGCGAATGAGTCGGCGCCGCGGTGGTCGCCGGGCGGGGGGCGCGTGGCCTACGTAGCCGCGACGGGCGAGGGCGCGGAGCTGTTCGTCCGCTGGATGGACACGGGCCAGACGGCGCGGTTGACGCAGCTCGACCGGTCGCCGCGCGGCCTCAACTGGTCGCCCGACGGGACGATGCTGGCGTTCTCGATGCTGGTCCCGAAGCCCGATCCGACGTTCGACGTGGCCCTCCCGTCGCCGCCGAAGGGCGCGGAGTGGGCCCCGAAGCCGCGCGTCGTGGACCGCGTCAAGCACGAGGCTGATGGGTCGGGCAACATCGAGCCCGGCTTCCGCCACGTGTTCGTCGTCCCCGCCGACGGCGGCACGCCGCGCCAACTCACGCACGGCGACTACCCGCACGGCACCGACCTCGCCTGGCTGCCCGACGGCAGCGGCCTCGTGGTTTCCGGCAACCGCAGTGACAATTGGCAGCTGGAGTACAACGTCACCGAACTCTACCGGGTCAGCCTGACCGACACCACGATTATCGCGCTCACCAACCGTGATGGGCCGGACCGCAGCCCCACCGTGTCGCCAGACGGCCGCCACGTCGCCTACCTCGGCTACGACGACCGCGTCCGCACCTTCCAGAACACGCGCCTCCACGTCCTCGACCAGGATACGGGCGAGATCCAGGTGCTGGCGGGCGACCTCGACCGGAGCCTCGCCAACCTCACCTGGCACGACGACGGGCTCTACGCGACCTATCTCGACCGCGGCCTCACGCACCTCATGCGGGTCACGCTCGATGGCACCGTGCGCGAGATCACGGACGCGCTCGGCGGCACGGCCATCGGGCGGCCCTACACGAGCGGGGCCTACTCGGTGTCCAACGATGGCGCGGTCGCGTTCACGCACGGCACGGCGGAGCGCCCGTCCGACGTAGCGATTGTCGAAGATGGCGAGACGCGCGTCCTGACCGACCTCAACGGCGACCTGCTGCCGTACCGCGACCTCGGTGCCGTCGAAGAGATCACGTGGACGTCCGAGGACGGGCTGGAGATTCAGGGCTGGCTCGTCCGTCCGCCGGGCTTTGAGGAAGGGCGGCAGTATCCGTTGCTGGTCGAAGTCCACGGTGGGCCGATTGCCGCCTATGGGCCGCAGTTCTCGCCCGAGGTCCAACTCTACGCGGCCGACGGTTACGTGGTGTTCTACCCCAACGCGCGCGGTAGTACCGGCTATGGCGAGGCCTTCGCCGACCTCCTCTACCACGACTACCCCGGCGGCGACTACGGCGACATCATGACCGGCGTCGACGCCGTGCTCGCGACGGGCGACGTGCACCAGGACTCGCTCTTCGTGACCGGCGGCAGCGCAGGCGGCACGACGACGGCGTGGATCGTCGGCAACACGGACCGCTTCCGGGCGGCGGCGGTCGTCAAGCCCGTCATCAACTGGATCTCGAAAACACTCGTCGCCGACAACTACTACGACTACGCCGACTACCGCTACCCCGGCCAGCCGTGGGAGAACCCGATGGCCTACTGGGAGGAGTCGCCCATCTCGGTCGTGGGCAACGTCGAGACGCCGACGATGGTTATGGTGGGCCTGTCTGACCTGCGGACGCCGCCCTCGGAGGCGCGCCAGTTCTACCATGCGCTCCGCCTGCGCGACGTCGAGACAGCGTACGTCGAGATCCCGGACGCCCCACATTTCATCGCCAACCGCCCCAGTCAGCTTGCTGCCAAGGTCGCCTACATCCTCGCCTGGTTCGACCGGTATCGCGGCGACAGCATGGGCTCCGACGAGTGA
- the proS gene encoding proline--tRNA ligase: MADKITPRSEDYSQWYLDVVQAAKLADYSPVRGSMILPPNGYALWENMQRVLDGMFKATGHQNAYFPLFIPQSFLSKEAEHVEGFAKECAVVTHSRLRTTADGTGVEPDPASKLADGENLVVRPTSETIIWDTYSRWIQSWRDLPILINQWANVVRWELRTRLFLRTMEFLWQEGHTAHATEDEAVEETLRMLDVYTEFAEEYMAVPVIRGVKTASERFAGAVDTYCIEALMQDGKALQAGTSHFLGQNFAKAFDCTFQNKDNELEHVWATSWGVSTRLIGALIMTHSDDQGLVLPPRLAPTQVVIVPIYRKDGEKETVMEAVAEIERELRVAGVRVKTDAREAYRPGWKFNEYEVQGVPLRLAVGPRDVKNNVVELARRDEPGKESVPRDQLADVVTDTLSQIQANLFARAENFRQQKTTTVDTYDAFKEAIEQGGFVLAPWDGTPETEARLKEETKATIRCLPLESDPHYDPTEGVDMLTGQPSKQRVVFARAY; encoded by the coding sequence ATGGCTGACAAGATCACCCCGCGCTCCGAAGACTATTCGCAGTGGTACCTCGATGTCGTGCAGGCCGCCAAGCTCGCCGACTACTCGCCCGTGCGCGGCTCGATGATCCTGCCGCCCAACGGCTATGCGCTCTGGGAGAACATGCAGCGCGTCCTCGACGGCATGTTCAAAGCGACGGGCCACCAGAACGCCTACTTCCCGCTCTTCATCCCGCAATCGTTCCTCTCCAAAGAAGCCGAGCACGTCGAAGGCTTCGCGAAGGAGTGCGCCGTCGTGACCCACTCGCGGCTACGCACCACGGCCGACGGCACGGGCGTCGAACCTGATCCCGCCTCGAAGCTCGCCGACGGCGAAAACCTCGTCGTGCGGCCCACCTCGGAGACGATCATCTGGGACACCTACAGCCGCTGGATCCAGTCCTGGCGTGACCTCCCCATCCTGATCAACCAGTGGGCCAACGTCGTCCGGTGGGAGCTGCGCACGCGGCTCTTCCTGCGCACGATGGAGTTCCTCTGGCAGGAAGGTCACACCGCGCACGCCACCGAGGACGAGGCCGTCGAGGAGACGCTGCGCATGCTCGACGTCTACACCGAGTTCGCGGAGGAATACATGGCCGTGCCGGTCATCCGCGGCGTCAAGACGGCCAGCGAGCGCTTCGCGGGGGCCGTGGACACCTACTGCATCGAGGCGCTCATGCAGGACGGCAAGGCGCTCCAGGCCGGCACCAGCCACTTCCTCGGGCAGAACTTCGCCAAAGCGTTCGACTGCACCTTCCAGAACAAGGACAACGAACTCGAACACGTCTGGGCGACGAGTTGGGGCGTCTCGACGCGGCTCATCGGCGCGCTCATCATGACGCACTCCGACGACCAGGGCCTCGTCCTCCCGCCCCGCCTCGCGCCGACGCAGGTCGTGATCGTGCCGATCTATCGCAAGGACGGCGAGAAGGAGACCGTCATGGAGGCCGTCGCCGAAATCGAGCGCGAGCTGCGCGTGGCGGGTGTACGCGTCAAGACCGACGCCCGCGAGGCCTACCGCCCCGGCTGGAAGTTCAACGAGTACGAGGTGCAGGGCGTCCCGCTCCGCCTCGCGGTCGGCCCGCGCGACGTGAAGAACAACGTCGTCGAGCTCGCCCGCCGCGACGAGCCGGGCAAGGAAAGCGTCCCGCGCGACCAGCTCGCCGACGTGGTCACGGACACGCTCTCGCAGATCCAGGCCAACCTCTTCGCCCGCGCCGAGAACTTCCGCCAGCAGAAAACGACGACCGTCGACACCTACGACGCCTTCAAGGAGGCCATCGAGCAAGGCGGCTTCGTGCTCGCCCCATGGGACGGCACGCCCGAGACGGAGGCGCGCCTCAAGGAGGAGACGAAGGCCACCATCCGCTGCCTCCCGCTCGAATCCGACCCGCACTACGACCCCACCGAAGGCGTCGACATGCTCACCGGCCAGCCGTCGAAGCAGCGCGTGGTGTTCGCCCGGGCGTACTAG
- a CDS encoding DinB family protein, whose amino-acid sequence MPTSYADSPADYVRALLALLGDRDPVAVQRATPDALRAAVAGLTEAQSQQSEQPGKWSVVQAVQHLVDSELVYGYRMRVIVAEDGPALAGYDQDAWAAAFGPDGVTLAEALDDFAALRALNLRWLARQQPEAWARVGHHAERGEESVGRIVTLLAAHDLVHLRQVERIRTAVDG is encoded by the coding sequence ATGCCGACCTCGTACGCCGACAGCCCTGCCGACTACGTCCGCGCGCTGCTCGCGCTGCTCGGCGACCGCGATCCGGTGGCGGTGCAGCGCGCTACGCCCGACGCGCTACGAGCGGCCGTCGCGGGGCTGACCGAGGCGCAGTCCCAGCAATCGGAACAGCCGGGCAAGTGGTCAGTCGTGCAGGCCGTGCAGCACCTCGTCGATTCAGAGTTGGTCTACGGCTACCGCATGCGCGTCATTGTCGCGGAGGACGGTCCAGCGCTGGCGGGCTACGACCAGGACGCGTGGGCGGCAGCGTTCGGCCCCGACGGCGTCACGCTCGCCGAGGCCCTCGACGACTTCGCCGCGCTGCGGGCGCTCAACCTGCGCTGGCTCGCCCGGCAGCAACCCGAGGCCTGGGCGCGGGTCGGTCATCATGCCGAGCGCGGCGAGGAGTCGGTAGGCCGCATCGTCACGTTGCTCGCGGCGCATGACTTGGTGCACCTGCGGCAGGTCGAGCGCATCCGGACGGCAGTGGACGGGTAG
- the dnaG gene encoding DNA primase — protein MPIPDTVIEEVRRSVDLVDVVGDYVRLKRRGGRFFGLCPFHNEKSPSFSVDPGENLYYCFGCRRGGDLFKFVQEVEGMEFLETVRLLAERAGIEIPESEGKSEAASEREALHGVLRFAARFYYDQLRTEVGKPGLDYFVQRGFSKKTITGFGLGFAPDSWDALVNAAQAAHYAPDLLVKADLAREGSRGVYDRFRGRAMFPIISHVGKVLGFGGRVIPGVTPPFKDGDPPKYLNSSETPVYHKSSVLYGLRQAKQAIRGEGEALLVEGYTDVISLHQAGVEHVVASSGTALTAEQIRLAGRYAQAIVLLYDADSAGLDAALRAIDLVLGEGLGVFAVALPDGADPDAFVQQFGAEAFRSVLRDDRMDFVAFRVAVAKRRGELDTPEGQSRVVHSLMASVAKIPDPIVQEGYVQRAAQLLRVPDATLRPLFRNALAEAGRERTRSARRDGARRDGYARDQVRGNARPRDAAHRNTDGPPQESWAERAPDLTTRRPTPRPAASPAELLLVKLMLEHGMPMVEHVLTRMALTEFSEGGPQTTIEKLIEQAQQDRIEATPFKDGTFGPAVQQTVAEALVERHAVSDNWSRVGIDVKDPHRDPFAAATSAMQVLKLLRLDQAIADVQRRIFAADQAGEDLRPLQELMLRYQHMKRDVQTGAFLEWGADSDAQAA, from the coding sequence ATGCCCATCCCTGACACCGTCATCGAAGAAGTCCGCCGCTCCGTCGACCTGGTCGACGTGGTGGGCGACTACGTGCGGCTGAAGCGGCGCGGAGGTCGGTTCTTCGGGCTCTGCCCGTTCCACAACGAAAAGTCGCCCTCGTTCTCTGTCGACCCGGGCGAGAACCTCTACTACTGCTTCGGCTGCCGCCGGGGCGGGGACCTCTTCAAGTTCGTGCAGGAGGTCGAGGGGATGGAGTTCCTGGAGACGGTGCGGCTGCTCGCCGAGCGCGCCGGCATCGAGATCCCGGAGAGCGAGGGCAAGAGCGAGGCCGCCAGCGAGCGCGAGGCGCTGCACGGGGTGCTCCGGTTCGCAGCGAGGTTCTACTACGACCAACTTCGCACCGAGGTCGGAAAGCCGGGCCTCGACTATTTCGTGCAGCGCGGCTTCAGCAAGAAGACGATCACCGGCTTCGGCCTCGGCTTCGCGCCCGACAGCTGGGACGCGCTCGTGAACGCCGCGCAGGCCGCGCACTACGCCCCCGACCTGCTCGTCAAGGCCGACCTCGCGCGCGAGGGCAGCCGCGGCGTCTACGACCGCTTCCGGGGCCGCGCGATGTTCCCCATCATCAGCCACGTCGGCAAGGTGCTCGGCTTCGGCGGGCGCGTCATCCCCGGCGTCACGCCGCCGTTCAAAGACGGCGACCCGCCGAAGTACCTCAACTCGTCCGAGACGCCGGTCTACCACAAGTCGAGCGTGCTCTACGGGCTGCGGCAGGCCAAGCAGGCCATCCGCGGCGAGGGCGAGGCGCTACTCGTGGAGGGCTACACCGACGTAATCTCGCTTCACCAGGCAGGCGTCGAGCACGTGGTGGCCAGTAGTGGGACCGCGCTCACCGCCGAGCAGATCCGCCTGGCAGGCCGCTACGCGCAGGCAATCGTGCTGCTCTACGACGCCGACTCCGCAGGCCTCGACGCCGCCTTGCGCGCCATCGACCTCGTGCTGGGCGAGGGGCTCGGCGTCTTCGCCGTGGCGCTGCCCGACGGCGCCGACCCCGACGCGTTTGTGCAGCAGTTCGGCGCGGAGGCGTTCCGCAGCGTCCTCCGCGACGACCGGATGGACTTCGTGGCTTTCCGCGTAGCCGTGGCCAAGCGGCGCGGCGAACTCGACACGCCCGAGGGGCAGAGCCGCGTCGTCCACAGCCTCATGGCGTCCGTGGCGAAGATCCCCGACCCGATTGTGCAGGAAGGCTATGTCCAGCGCGCCGCTCAACTCCTGCGCGTCCCCGACGCAACGCTGCGCCCGCTTTTCCGCAACGCCCTCGCCGAGGCGGGCCGTGAGCGTACCCGCTCAGCGCGCCGCGATGGCGCGCGCCGTGACGGGTACGCTCGCGACCAGGTTCGGGGCAACGCTCGCCCGCGCGACGCCGCCCACCGCAACACAGACGGGCCGCCCCAAGAATCCTGGGCGGAACGGGCGCCGGACCTCACCACGCGGCGGCCCACGCCTCGCCCGGCGGCGTCCCCGGCCGAGCTGCTGCTCGTCAAGCTCATGCTGGAGCACGGCATGCCCATGGTGGAGCACGTCCTGACCCGCATGGCGCTTACCGAGTTCAGCGAGGGCGGACCGCAGACCACCATCGAGAAGCTCATCGAGCAGGCGCAGCAGGATCGCATTGAGGCGACGCCGTTCAAGGACGGCACCTTCGGCCCCGCCGTGCAGCAGACCGTGGCCGAAGCGCTCGTGGAGCGCCACGCCGTGTCCGACAACTGGTCGCGCGTCGGCATCGACGTGAAGGACCCGCACCGCGACCCGTTTGCGGCGGCCACGAGCGCGATGCAGGTGCTCAAGCTGCTGCGCCTCGACCAGGCCATCGCCGACGTGCAGCGCCGCATCTTCGCCGCCGACCAGGCAGGCGAGGACCTGCGCCCGCTCCAGGAACTCATGCTCCGCTACCAGCACATGAAGCGCGACGTGCAAACCGGCGCGTTCCTGGAGTGGGGCGCGGACAGCGACGCCCAAGCAGCCTGA
- the ppk1 gene encoding polyphosphate kinase 1 codes for MSETPAPRQAPETPPPGAEATHAGTTQTGAARMPETEGSDADVRWVKLYGDLSEPIRLEAEPPPPARSPTVPRAVVPQDVPDNPDLDDPRLLFNRELSWLDFNWRVLAQAQDERLPLLERARFIAITESNLDEFFRKRVGGLKRQLGAGVRIPSPDGRSPGEQLALSRAAVLPVIDAIAETWEQAIRPALAERAGVQIHRYAELSKKDRAALDQYFLDQVFPILTPLAVDPGHPFPFISNLSLSLAILVRHPVRGTEHFARLKVPPRRGRWVPLPDRPHEVVPLEDLIRHNAHVLFRGMEVVAVHAFRVTRNADLRRNEEEADDLLAMISEEVRERRFADVVRLEVEAAMPQRVRHLLMRELELDAADVYESRTLLNLTDLHGIADFDLPTHRFPDWEPTVPVRLRHRGASEEEADIFTAIRAGDLLVHHPFESFAASVQRFIEEAADDPKVLAIKLTLYRTSKGSPIIDALKRAAENGKLVAALVELKARFDEENNIEWAQQLEKAGVHVTYGLVGLKTHTKTTLVIREEEDGLRTYCHIGTGNYNPKTARLYTDLGLLTCDPVVGRDLVSLFHVLTGYAYEQEYERLLIAPRAMRPAFYALIDREIEIVRSGKRGRIVAKMNALDDVGMIQKLYAASQAGVEIDLIVRGHCRLRPGLPGVSENIRLCSILGRFLEHSRIYYFHNDGQPELFTGSADWQRRNLDDRVEAIAPVLDPHLQGRLVSTLKCCLEDNRLAWDLRQDGHYVQRHPAEGEPVRALHDRLMKRALARQLEDDATWVL; via the coding sequence ATGTCCGAGACGCCCGCCCCTCGTCAGGCCCCTGAGACCCCGCCGCCCGGCGCAGAGGCGACCCATGCTGGAACGACCCAGACCGGGGCCGCCCGCATGCCGGAGACCGAGGGGTCTGACGCCGACGTGCGCTGGGTCAAGTTATACGGCGATCTCTCGGAGCCCATCCGTCTGGAGGCCGAGCCGCCGCCGCCAGCCCGCTCGCCGACGGTGCCTCGCGCCGTGGTGCCGCAAGACGTCCCGGACAACCCGGACCTAGACGACCCCCGCCTGCTCTTTAACCGCGAGCTGTCCTGGCTCGACTTCAACTGGCGCGTGCTCGCCCAGGCGCAGGATGAGCGGCTGCCGCTCCTGGAGCGCGCCCGGTTCATCGCCATCACGGAGTCCAACCTCGACGAGTTCTTCCGAAAGCGCGTGGGCGGGCTGAAGCGGCAGCTCGGGGCCGGCGTGCGGATCCCCTCCCCGGACGGCCGCTCGCCCGGCGAGCAACTCGCGCTCTCGCGGGCCGCCGTCTTGCCCGTGATCGACGCCATCGCGGAGACGTGGGAGCAGGCCATCCGCCCGGCCCTCGCCGAGCGCGCCGGGGTCCAGATCCACCGCTACGCGGAGCTGTCGAAGAAAGACCGCGCCGCGCTCGACCAGTACTTCCTCGACCAGGTCTTCCCGATCCTGACGCCGCTTGCCGTCGACCCGGGGCACCCGTTCCCGTTCATCTCGAACCTGTCGCTCTCGCTCGCGATCCTCGTCCGGCATCCGGTGCGGGGTACGGAGCACTTCGCGCGGCTCAAGGTGCCGCCCAGGCGCGGTCGCTGGGTGCCACTCCCGGACCGTCCCCATGAGGTTGTCCCGCTCGAAGACCTCATCCGGCACAACGCGCACGTGCTCTTCCGCGGCATGGAGGTCGTGGCCGTGCACGCCTTCCGCGTCACGCGCAACGCTGACCTCCGGCGCAACGAGGAGGAAGCCGACGACCTGCTCGCGATGATCTCCGAAGAGGTCCGCGAGCGCCGCTTCGCCGATGTGGTCCGCCTCGAAGTGGAGGCCGCGATGCCGCAGCGCGTGCGCCACCTGCTCATGCGCGAGCTCGAACTCGACGCCGCCGACGTCTACGAGTCGCGCACGCTGCTCAACCTCACCGACCTACACGGCATCGCCGACTTCGACCTGCCGACCCATCGCTTCCCCGACTGGGAGCCGACGGTGCCGGTCCGCCTCCGCCACCGAGGCGCGAGCGAAGAGGAGGCCGACATCTTCACCGCCATCCGCGCGGGCGATCTGCTCGTCCACCACCCGTTCGAGTCGTTCGCGGCGAGCGTCCAGCGGTTCATCGAAGAGGCCGCCGATGACCCGAAGGTGCTCGCGATCAAGCTCACGCTCTACCGCACCAGCAAGGGCTCGCCCATTATCGACGCGCTCAAGCGGGCCGCCGAGAACGGCAAGCTCGTCGCCGCGCTCGTGGAGCTGAAGGCGCGCTTCGACGAAGAGAACAACATTGAGTGGGCGCAGCAGCTCGAAAAGGCGGGCGTCCATGTCACCTACGGCCTCGTCGGGCTGAAGACGCACACCAAGACGACGCTCGTGATCCGCGAGGAGGAGGACGGCCTGCGCACCTACTGCCACATCGGCACGGGCAACTACAACCCGAAGACCGCACGGCTCTACACCGACCTCGGCCTGCTCACCTGCGACCCCGTCGTCGGGCGCGACCTCGTGAGCCTCTTCCACGTCCTCACGGGCTACGCCTACGAGCAGGAGTATGAGCGGCTGCTCATCGCCCCGCGCGCCATGCGCCCGGCGTTCTACGCGCTCATCGATCGGGAAATTGAAATCGTCCGCTCCGGCAAACGGGGCCGCATCGTGGCGAAGATGAACGCCCTGGACGATGTGGGGATGATCCAGAAGCTCTACGCAGCCAGCCAGGCGGGCGTCGAGATCGACCTGATCGTGCGCGGGCACTGCCGCCTGCGTCCTGGCCTCCCCGGCGTCTCGGAGAACATCCGCCTCTGCTCGATCCTGGGGCGCTTCCTGGAGCACAGCCGCATCTACTACTTCCACAACGACGGCCAGCCAGAGCTCTTCACCGGCTCCGCCGACTGGCAGCGCCGCAACCTCGACGACCGCGTCGAGGCCATCGCGCCCGTCCTCGACCCGCACCTGCAGGGGCGGCTCGTCAGCACGCTGAAGTGCTGCCTGGAAGACAACCGACTCGCGTGGGACCTACGGCAGGACGGCCACTACGTCCAGCGTCATCCCGCCGAGGGCGAGCCGGTCCGCGCGCTCCACGATAGGCTGATGAAGCGTGCCCTCGCCCGCCAGCTGGAAGACGACGCCACGTGGGTGCTATAG